In one window of Mercurialis annua linkage group LG4, ddMerAnnu1.2, whole genome shotgun sequence DNA:
- the LOC126677372 gene encoding probable dolichyl pyrophosphate Glc1Man9GlcNAc2 alpha-1,3-glucosyltransferase, whose translation MHAESATIVQILWFFGISACIKLILIPSYHSTDFEVHRHWLALTHSLPLTRWYVDETSPWTLDYPPFFAYYEYFLSLFAQFIDPQIVDIYRGLNYKSNTVLYFQRITVIVSDLCLLLGLYRLTKNLEPRKRILSWVLVVWSPGLIMVDHMHFQYNGFLLGLLLLSVSYLQEGRDVMGGFVFAVLLCFKHLFAVAAPVYFVYLMRHYCWKGFFVGFRRLSALGAVVVVVFAAAYGPFLYHGQIQQVIRRMFPFGRGLCHAYWAPNFWVFYMMLDKCLSIIFRKLGFNIQAPIASFTGGLVGDSSPFAVLPQVTPLTTFIMVLLALSPCLFKAWKNPQPRFVARWIAYAYTCGFFFGWHVHEKASLHFVIPLAIIASQSLEDARHYFLLSIASYYSLFPLLHEAQEYPIKVLLLLLHTILMWYSFSAQFMTKERDSATKGSEQYGSKGRSSGNVERARVFGWVGKCYLVGLLGIEIWGQFLHPYFVGDKLPFVPLLLTSTFCALEIMYSWIWQLRWIITST comes from the exons ATGCATGCCGAATCAGCCACCATAGTTCAGATTCTTTGGTTTTTTGGCATATCAGCTTGCATTAAGCTCATTTTAATCCCATCATACCACAGCACAGACTTTGAGGTCCATCGGCATTGGCTCGCTTTAACCCATTCCCTCCCTTTAACTCGATGGTACGTCGACGAGACTAGCCCCTGGACTCTCGATTACCCTCCGTTTTTCGCTTactatgaatattttctctcCCTTTTTGCCCAATTTATCGACCCTCAAATAGTTGACATCTACAGAGGCCTCAATTATAAGTCAAACACTGTCCTCTACTTCCAAAGAATAACTGTGATCGTCTCAGATTTGTGTCTCTTACTAGGGCTTTATAGATTGACTAAAAATCTGGAGCCAAGGAAGAGAATTTTGAGTTGGGTTTTGGTGGTTTGGTCTCCAGGGCTTATAATGGTAGACCATATGCATTTTCAGTACAATGGGTTTCTACTAGGGCTCTTGTTGCTGTCTGTTTCGTACTTGCAAGAAGGGAGAGATGTGATGGGTGGTTTTGTTTTTGCAGTTTTGTTGTGTTTTAAGCACTTGTTTGCTGTGGCTGCACCGGTTTATTTTGTATACTTGATGAGGCACTATTGCTGGAAAGGATTTTTCGTAGGTTTTAGACGGCTTTCTGCATTGGGGGCGGTGGTTGTGGTAGTTTTCGCGGCTGCTTATGGTCCGTTCTTATACCATGGTCAG ATACAACAAGTTATCAGACGGATGTTTCCTTTTGGGAGGGGACTTTGCCATGCATACTGGGCTCCAAATTTTTGGGTGTTTTATATGATGTTGGATAAATGTCTTTCTATCATCTTCAGAAAACTAGGATTCAACATCCAAGCTCCAATTGCCTCATTTACTGGCGGGTTGGTAGGAGATTCATCTCCTTTTGCTGTATTGCCTCAG GTCACCCCCTTGACAACCTTCATCATGGTTTTGCTTGCCTTATCTCCTTGCCTCTTTAAAGCTTGGAAGAATCCTCAACCAAGATTTGTTGCTAGATGGATTGCTTATGCTTATACATGTGGCTTTTTCTTCGGTTGGCATGTCCATGAGAAAGCATCACTCCATTTTGTCATACCCTTGGCTATTATTGCATCACAAAGTCTGGAGGATGCAAGGCACTACTTCTTACTTTCTATAG CATCCTATTACTCATTATTCCCACTTCTACACGAGGCTCAGGAATATCCTATCAAGGTGCTGCTGTTGCTATTACACACCATTCTGATGTGGTACAGTTTTTCTGCACAATTCATGACGAAAGAAAGGGATTCTGCAACAAAGGGAAGTGAACAATATGGTTCAAAGGGAAGATCAAGTGGCAATGTCGAAAGAGCACGCGTTTTTGGATGGGTTGGGAAGTGTTACCTGGTTGGTCTTTTGGGTATTGAAATATGGGGTCAGTTTTTGCATCCTTACTTTGTTGGTGATAAGCTTCCCTTTGTACCCCTTTTGTTAACCTCTACCTTCTGTGCATTGGAAATAATGTACTCATGGATATGGCAACTGAGATGGATCATTACATCCACCTGA